The Pirellulales bacterium genome has a segment encoding these proteins:
- a CDS encoding CBS domain-containing protein, with the protein MHRSHSRYCSRRGGATVEYALFLTLIAASVFAAGQCVNLSVHRTMRQVASASGSATASSAKAAAPTLDATVPALASLEQAERRIAQGQLGVMACGLFLGGLIWYRLYCRRRPAAKTADGAEHPFVDEKQSLLFDKRQEVLRILAGDWQVLMDGRLLVGHLMSRRVMTVPPVTPAEEVRRTMQQNRLRHLMVRDRDGRLLGVISDRDLARPKAKDAEQLMTPNPIHVTPDTPIAPAITLLLNKHISSLPVIEGGMLVGVLTTTDLIMALQCTLQTLSRIARQLTDQPSLDESDPPPTTQAVDGELVGSGA; encoded by the coding sequence ATGCATCGCTCGCATTCTCGGTATTGCTCGCGTCGCGGCGGCGCGACGGTCGAATATGCGCTGTTCTTGACCCTGATCGCCGCTAGCGTGTTTGCTGCCGGCCAGTGTGTGAATCTTTCGGTCCATCGGACCATGCGGCAGGTCGCATCGGCCTCGGGATCCGCGACCGCATCGTCGGCCAAGGCCGCGGCGCCAACGCTTGATGCGACGGTCCCTGCCTTGGCCTCGCTTGAACAAGCCGAGCGCCGCATCGCCCAGGGGCAATTGGGCGTGATGGCCTGCGGCCTGTTCCTGGGTGGGCTGATCTGGTACCGGCTCTATTGCCGCCGCCGTCCGGCGGCCAAGACCGCCGATGGCGCCGAGCACCCGTTTGTCGACGAAAAGCAATCCTTGCTGTTCGACAAGCGGCAAGAGGTGCTGCGCATCCTGGCCGGCGATTGGCAGGTGTTGATGGACGGCCGGCTGCTCGTCGGTCATCTGATGTCGCGCCGCGTGATGACGGTCCCGCCCGTCACGCCGGCCGAAGAGGTCCGCCGAACCATGCAGCAGAATCGCCTGCGGCACCTGATGGTCCGCGATCGCGACGGGCGGCTGTTGGGAGTGATCAGCGATCGCGATCTCGCCCGTCCCAAGGCGAAGGATGCCGAACAGTTGATGACGCCTAACCCCATACACGTCACCCCCGATACCCCCATCGCGCCGGCCATCACGCTGCTGCTGAACAAGCACATCTCCAGCCTGCCTGTCATCGAAGGCGGCATGCTCGTCGGCGTGTTGACGACCACCGACCTGATCATGGCCCTGCAATGCACGCTGCAGACCTTGAGCCGTATTGCGCGCCAGCTGACGGACCAACCGTCGTTGGACGAATCCGATCCGCCGCCCACAACACAGGCGGTTGATGGCGAATTGGTCGGTTCGGGGGCGTAG
- a CDS encoding isochorismatase family protein: MAVVAIRCSWIVTLICLAAIGHRPLANGAELQFAIRDRVPETAGSTEYRIRERDVAWQPRETAIVICDMWNQHWCASATRRVAEMAPVMNEVLAACREAGVLIVHAPSDCLEAYAGTPQRKRAQAAPVVQFPRRSISVWGTDLDAEPRLPIDDSDGGCDCQPQCKQGSPWRSEIAALEIGEPDAISDSGPEILNLFQQQGIKNVVVMGVHTNMCVLGRSFGLRQMARAGLNVVLARDLTDTMYNPRKAPHVAHHRGTQLVIEHIEKFVCPSIDADDLVGEPTPPAALFMIGEDEYDTKHTLPEYARQELIPRGWRCTFVQAVDEAPQNFPGLEGLAAADVLVLSVRRRTPTVEQLAAVRAYLEAGKPLVAIRTASHAFDREAPEGHAAWPQFDDEVLGANYERHYGNKPPAGPPTIVQLVPEAIQSELLAGMPREEFPVTSHLYRNRDLGPRTRLLMWGRIDSQQVREPLTWTNTYRGGRVFYTSLGNPDDFQLPAFRDLLRRALYWAIERSPQVE, translated from the coding sequence ATGGCCGTCGTCGCGATTCGCTGTTCTTGGATCGTTACCTTGATTTGCCTCGCGGCCATTGGCCACCGACCGTTGGCGAACGGCGCTGAACTGCAATTCGCGATCCGCGATCGCGTGCCCGAGACGGCCGGATCGACCGAGTACCGGATTCGCGAACGAGACGTCGCGTGGCAGCCGCGCGAAACGGCGATCGTCATTTGCGACATGTGGAATCAGCACTGGTGCGCAAGCGCCACCCGCCGCGTCGCCGAGATGGCCCCGGTCATGAACGAAGTGCTGGCCGCCTGCCGCGAGGCCGGCGTCTTGATCGTGCATGCGCCCAGCGACTGTCTCGAGGCCTACGCCGGCACTCCGCAGCGCAAGCGGGCACAAGCTGCTCCCGTGGTGCAATTCCCCCGCCGGTCGATCAGCGTCTGGGGAACCGACCTCGACGCTGAACCGCGGCTGCCCATCGACGATTCGGATGGCGGCTGCGACTGCCAACCACAGTGCAAACAAGGTTCGCCCTGGCGCAGCGAGATCGCCGCGCTCGAGATCGGCGAACCGGACGCGATCAGCGATTCAGGGCCCGAGATCCTCAATCTGTTCCAGCAGCAGGGGATCAAGAACGTCGTGGTGATGGGCGTACACACGAACATGTGCGTGCTGGGACGGTCGTTCGGCTTGCGACAGATGGCCCGGGCGGGCCTGAATGTCGTGCTCGCGCGCGACCTGACCGACACGATGTACAACCCGCGTAAGGCGCCCCACGTGGCGCATCATCGCGGCACGCAATTGGTCATCGAGCACATCGAAAAGTTTGTTTGCCCGTCGATCGATGCCGACGACCTGGTCGGTGAACCGACGCCCCCCGCGGCGCTGTTCATGATCGGCGAGGACGAGTACGACACGAAGCACACCTTGCCCGAGTATGCCCGCCAGGAATTGATCCCGCGGGGCTGGCGATGCACGTTCGTGCAGGCTGTCGATGAAGCGCCGCAAAATTTTCCCGGGCTGGAGGGGCTCGCGGCGGCCGACGTGCTGGTGCTCAGCGTTCGTCGGCGCACGCCGACGGTCGAACAACTCGCGGCGGTGCGCGCGTATCTCGAGGCCGGCAAGCCGCTCGTGGCGATTCGCACGGCCAGCCATGCCTTTGACCGCGAAGCGCCCGAAGGACACGCGGCATGGCCGCAGTTCGACGACGAGGTCTTGGGCGCCAACTACGAGCGACATTATGGCAACAAGCCGCCCGCCGGTCCGCCGACGATCGTGCAACTGGTGCCCGAGGCCATCCAGAGCGAGTTGCTGGCGGGAATGCCTCGGGAAGAATTCCCGGTCACGTCGCACTTGTACCGCAATCGCGACCTGGGACCGCGAACACGGTTGCTGATGTGGGGAAGGATCGATTCGCAGCAGGTCCGCGAACCGTTGACCTGGACCAATACCTACCGCGGCGGTCGCGTCTTCTACACCTCGTTGGGGAATCCCGACGACTTCCAACTGCCAGCTTTTCGCGACCTGCTGCGCCGCGCCCTGTACTGGGCCATCGAGCGCTCGCCCCAGGTCGAGTGA
- a CDS encoding glycoside hydrolase family 32 protein, translating to MRQKTWPLSCLAMLLGCWLLTRAHGADRPDIVIADFEGRDYGDWQATGDAFGTGPAHGTLPGQQTVSGYLGNGLVNTFLGGDPAQGTLRSRPFALDRKYLNLLIGGGRHPDETCVKLFVDDQVVRTATGNATTGADDEHLSWHTWDVQPWIGKQARIEIVDRHSGGWGHINVDQLVQSDQPEIDPQIEPGLAQADSSVRGAAARAAADPARPAYHFLPPALWTNDPNGPLYHAGQVHLFYQHNPYGDRWEHMHWGHARSRDLVHWEHLPIALAPSQDRGEEHCFSGCAARNAQGEPMLFYTSIGRRDPEQWVALPDDDQLLRWHKAPGNPILSLRLHGDQQIDDWRDPFVFASAGRTFLVCGGHPRGGRGSVMLYEALDGSLLQWKYRGVAFTGEEGNWECPNLFPLGQRYVLIYSPHGPVRYYVGDFDPDAGRLSPQQRGVLDVSDDFYAPNGLALPDGRWIMWGWVRNFPGGRGWNGCMTLPRELQIGTDGNLLQRPATEVAKLRSEQRVQQRGLALPAGATPVEGLAGECLEIAATLRLGSARQMALEVHAGDQQGASVSIAWNGKHLSIGERSCALQLGANEPLRLRVFVDRSVVEVYANDRVAMTKVVEIGQQPRYVWNVVGQGAHLDACDAWRLESAWTASELR from the coding sequence ATGCGGCAGAAGACTTGGCCCCTGTCGTGCTTGGCGATGCTGCTCGGTTGTTGGCTGTTGACCCGCGCGCACGGAGCGGACCGCCCGGACATCGTGATCGCCGATTTCGAGGGCCGCGATTACGGCGACTGGCAGGCCACCGGGGATGCCTTCGGCACGGGGCCCGCGCACGGCACGCTGCCCGGCCAGCAAACGGTGTCTGGCTACTTGGGCAATGGGTTAGTGAATACATTCCTGGGGGGTGACCCGGCTCAAGGGACGCTGCGTTCTCGACCGTTCGCGCTGGATCGCAAGTACTTGAACCTATTGATCGGCGGTGGCCGTCACCCCGACGAGACCTGCGTGAAACTGTTCGTCGACGATCAGGTCGTGCGCACCGCGACCGGCAATGCCACGACCGGCGCAGACGACGAGCATCTTTCCTGGCACACATGGGACGTGCAGCCCTGGATCGGCAAGCAAGCGCGGATCGAGATCGTCGATCGGCACAGCGGCGGTTGGGGCCACATCAACGTCGATCAGCTCGTGCAATCTGATCAGCCCGAGATCGATCCGCAGATCGAGCCCGGACTGGCTCAGGCCGACAGCAGCGTACGCGGCGCGGCAGCCCGGGCCGCGGCCGATCCGGCGCGCCCCGCCTATCACTTCTTGCCGCCGGCGCTATGGACGAACGATCCGAACGGACCCTTGTATCACGCGGGACAAGTGCACCTGTTCTACCAGCACAATCCCTACGGCGATCGCTGGGAGCACATGCACTGGGGTCACGCGCGCAGTCGCGACCTGGTGCACTGGGAGCATCTGCCGATCGCCCTCGCCCCGTCGCAAGATCGCGGCGAAGAACATTGCTTTTCCGGCTGCGCAGCGCGCAATGCACAGGGCGAGCCGATGTTGTTCTATACCAGCATTGGCCGGCGCGATCCGGAGCAATGGGTGGCCTTGCCCGACGACGATCAATTGCTGCGCTGGCACAAAGCTCCTGGCAATCCGATCCTCTCGTTGCGGCTGCACGGTGACCAGCAGATCGACGATTGGCGCGATCCGTTCGTCTTCGCCTCCGCAGGGCGGACCTTCTTGGTCTGTGGTGGACATCCGCGCGGCGGTCGGGGATCGGTCATGCTCTACGAGGCGCTCGACGGCAGCCTGCTGCAATGGAAGTATCGCGGGGTGGCGTTTACGGGAGAGGAAGGCAACTGGGAATGCCCCAATCTCTTCCCTTTGGGCCAGCGCTACGTGCTGATCTATTCACCCCACGGACCGGTGCGCTACTACGTCGGCGATTTCGATCCGGATGCCGGACGCTTATCGCCCCAACAGCGGGGTGTGCTCGACGTGTCGGACGATTTCTATGCGCCCAACGGCCTGGCGCTGCCCGACGGTCGTTGGATCATGTGGGGCTGGGTGCGAAACTTTCCTGGCGGGCGCGGCTGGAACGGCTGCATGACGCTGCCGCGCGAGTTGCAGATCGGCACCGATGGCAATCTGCTGCAGCGTCCGGCGACAGAAGTTGCGAAGCTGCGCTCCGAACAGCGTGTCCAGCAGCGAGGCCTGGCGCTGCCGGCCGGGGCGACGCCGGTCGAAGGCCTGGCGGGCGAATGCCTGGAAATCGCCGCGACGCTTCGCCTGGGCAGCGCCAGACAGATGGCCCTCGAAGTGCACGCCGGCGACCAGCAGGGGGCCAGCGTGTCGATCGCCTGGAACGGCAAGCATCTATCGATCGGCGAGCGCTCGTGTGCTCTACAACTGGGTGCGAACGAACCGCTGCGGTTGCGCGTGTTCGTCGATCGCAGCGTGGTCGAGGTTTATGCCAATGACCGCGTGGCCATGACCAAGGTGGTCGAGATCGGGCAGCAGCCTCGATACGTCTGGAATGTCGTCGGCCAGGGTGCACATCTCGACGCCTGCGACGCCTGGAGACTTGAGTCGGCTTGGACCGCGTCCGAGCTGCGTTAG